The Zingiber officinale cultivar Zhangliang chromosome 9A, Zo_v1.1, whole genome shotgun sequence genome window below encodes:
- the LOC122021248 gene encoding serine/threonine-protein kinase D6PK-like, whose amino-acid sequence MPDDLVDDLQSMSFGSSDRSGVSSSLSSSSSSFSASLHKPRLARDPITDAIRRLGSSAGGGPGGNPLAMSDLRFVRRLGSGDIGNVYLAEIKCDGTEELLLAAKVMDKKELEGRSKEGRARTEREILEALDHPFLPRLYACAENDRYFCLLTEFCPGGDLHVLRQRQPGKRFDEAAVRFYASEVVVAMEYVHMMGIVYRDLKPENILVRSDGHIMLTDFDLSFKCDSAAAPAAQIVTDQMPVLPTSHTGIGGRGITEFSAASCIIPSCIVPAVSCFHPARRKRRKQQPGRRGPCLEFVAEPVDLRSMSFVGTHEYLAPEIVSGEGHGSAVDWWTLGVFVFEMLYGVTPFKGPDHELTLANIVARALEFPKEPTVSAAARDFITGLLVKDPERRLGSTMGAAAIKRHPFFNGVKWALLRCAVPPYVPPSFTLSTHSGDGSDDSCPGTPVDYY is encoded by the exons ATGCCGGACGATCTCGTGGACGACCTCCAGAGCATGAGCTTCGGTTCTTCCGACCGCTCCGGCGTCTCCAGCTCCCTTTCTTCctcctcatcctccttctccgCCTCCCTCCACAAGCCTCGTCTCGCCAGAGACCCCATCACCGACGCGATTCGCCGGCTTGGCTCTTCGGCTGGAGGCGGGCCAGGCGGGAACCCCCTCGCCATGTCGGATCTGAGGTTCGTGCGGCGCCTTGGAAGCGGGGACATCGGCAACGTGTACCTAGCGGAAATCAAGTGCGACGGGACTGAGGAGCTTCTGCTGGCGGCCAAGGTGATGGACAAGAAGGAGCTCGAGGGGCGGAGCAAAGAGGGGCGTGCTCGGACGGAGCGCGAGATCCTGGAGGCACTCGACCACCCCTTCCTCCCTCGCCTCTACGCCTGCGCCGAGAACGACCGCTATTTCTGCCTCCTCACCGAGTTCTGCCCCGGAGGCGATCTCCACGTTCTCCGCCAGCGCCAGCCGGGCAAGCGCTTCGACGAGGCCGCCGTCAG GTTCTACGCGTCGGAGGTGGTGGTGGCCATGGAGTACGTCCACATGATGGGCATTGTCTACCGAGACCTGAAACCCGAGAACATTCTCGTGCGCAGCGACGGCCACATCATGCTCACCGACTTTGACCTTTCCTTCAAGTGCGACTCTGCCGCCGCCCCCGCCGCGCAGATCGTTACCGACCAGATGCCGGTCCTGCCGACGTCTCACACCGGCATCGGCGGAAGAGGAATAACCGAGTTCTCTGCGGCCTCTTGCATCATCCCCAGCTGCATCGTGCCCGCCGTCTCCTGCTTCCACCCGGCCAGGCGCAAGCGCAGGAAGCAGCAGCCTGGGCGCCGCGGCCCGTGCCTGGAGTTCGTGGCCGAGCCGGTTGACCTCCGCTCCATGTCCTTCGTGGGGACGCACGAGTACCTCGCGCCAGAGATCGTCTCAGGGGAAGGCCATGGCAGCGCCGTCGACTGGTGGACGCTCGGCGTCTTCGTGTTCGAGATGCTTTACGGCGTGACGCCGTTTAAGGGCCCTGACCATGAGCTGACGCTGGCGAACATCGTCGCGCGGGCGCTGGAATTTCCCAAGGAGCCGACCGTGTCAGCAGCCGCCAGGGACTTCATCACCGGCCTACTGGTGAAGGACCCCGAGCGGCGGCTGGGCTCCACCATGGGCGCCGCAGCCATCAAGCGTCACCCCTTCTTCAACGGAGTCAAATGGGCCCTACTTCGGTGCGCCGTGCCGCCCTACGTGCCGCCTTCGTTCACCCTCAGTACCCATAGCGGCGATGGGTCGGACGACAGCTGTCCCGGCACGCCGGTGGACTACTACTAA